A single Acropora palmata chromosome 5, jaAcrPala1.3, whole genome shotgun sequence DNA region contains:
- the LOC141881635 gene encoding 52 kDa repressor of the inhibitor of the protein kinase-like, with amino-acid sequence MSSNKKGVQAEIAKHAPDAEYQGCCLHSLNLVICHACEIKSIQNMMDCCRELYSFFDNSPKRQSFMEIVVDAHSPDNKKLKLKNLCKTRWVERHATFETIFDLYEFIVITLDQICEPTDDDRYYPNGEIWSWDPKTKTLANGLRHTMKNFRHIFNFVCAKEILEPMRPIVTSLQGRLIDVYFGYKKIEDVTNHYSGIRADIDAWFARMYTKVLSLAELVQSTEERPRACNRQQNRDNTPAETVPSYWKRSVAIPLLDTVCAGLQSRFSEEKRAHFELCALIPAVLTVKTSEEISELAKVLQAKWEHLLPVSSALESELFRWKGYCQQKALGDVSVTGLLSSHADNLFFPNIRELLKILAVLPIGSTEAGRSFSCVRRIHTWLRSRMTTDRLSDLAVIAVHCHSIHIDRDKVYNKYMAIHPRRMMSASLLHD; translated from the coding sequence ATGAGCTCGAACAAGAAAGGGGTACAAGCAGAAATTGCTAAGCATGCACCAGACGCAGAGTACCAAGGGTGCTGTCTACATTCCCTTAATCTTGTAATTTGCCATGCATGTGAAATTAAATCAATCCAAAATATGATGGATTGCTGTCGAGAACTGTATAGCTTCTTTGACAATTCCCCGAAGCGACAGAGCTTCATGGAGATAGTCGTTGATGCCCATTCCCCTGACAACAAGAAGCTGAAGTTGAAAAACCTATGCAAAACGAGATGGGTCGAACGACATGCAACGTTCGAAACGATCTTTGATCTATATGAGTTTATTGTCATCACCCTAGATCAGATCTGTGAGCCAACAGATGACGACCGATACTATCCTAATGGTGAAATCTGGAGCTGGGatccaaaaaccaaaacacttGCTAATGGGCTGCGCCATACGATGAAGAACTTTCGTCACATCTTCAACTTCGTGTGTGCCAAGGAGATACTAGAGCCCATGAGGCCAATAGTCACATCCCTACAAGGTCGTCTCATTGACGTCTACTTTGGTTACAAGAAGATCGAAGATGTCACCAACCACTACAGCGGCATTCGTGCTGATATCGATGCCTGGTTTGCAAGAATGTACACGAAGGTCTTAAGTCTTGCTGAGCTGGTCCAATCTACGGAAGAGCGTCCGCGCGCGTGTAACAGACAGCAAAACCGGGACAACACCCCAGCAGAGACAGTGCCAAGTTACTGGAAACGGTCCGTAGCAATACCACTGCTTGACACAGTCTGTGCAGGGCTACAATCCCGCTTTAGCGAAGAGAAGCGAGCACACTTCGAGCTTTGCGCACTAATCCCTGCAGTTCTCACTGTCAAGACATCCGAGGAAATATCAGAGTTAGCAAAAGTACTTCAAGCAAAGTGGGAACACTTGCTCCCCGTCTCGTCCGCCCTTGAAAGCGAACTATTTCGATGGAAAGGCTACTGCCAGCAGAAGGCACTGGGCGACGTGTCTGTGACCGGCCTTCTGTCAAGCCATGcagataatttgttttttcccaaCATAAGAGAGCTACTGAAGATTCTAGCTGTATTACCGATAGGCAGCACAGAGGCGGGGAGGTCGTTCTCTTGTGTGAGAAGAATCCACACGTGGTTAAGGAGCAGGATGACCACCGACAGGCTGTCGGATCTAGCCGTGATTGCCGTGCATTGCCACAGTATCCATATCGATCGGGACAAAGTATACAACAAGTACATGGCAATCCACCCAAGGCGCATGATGTCAGCTTCTCTGCTCCATGATTGA